DNA from Intestinimonas massiliensis (ex Afouda et al. 2020):
TCCTCTTCGACACGGTGGACTGGTCCGCCTGCCGCCAGCTCCTGGAGAACATCGCCTATCTGCTGGACGGCAAGCCCCTGGACTATTTGGTCATCAACCACATGGAGCCCGACCACGGCGCCTCCATCGAGGAGATCCTCCTGCGCTATCCCCAGGTGAAGATCATCTCCACCGAAAAGGCCTTCCTGCTCATGCGGCAGTTCGGCTTCCATGTGGACGGCCACGAGTGCATCGAGGTGAAGGAGGGCGACACCTACACCTTCGGCGCTCACACCGTCACCTTTGTGGCCGCTCCCATGGTCCACTGGCCCGAAGCCATGGTCACCTTTGACGTGACCAACGGCGCCCTCTTCTCCGCCGACGCCTTCGGTTCCTTCATTGCTCTGGACGGCAAGCTCTTTGCCGACGAGGTCAACTTTGACCGGGACTGGATCGACGAGGCGAGAAGGTATCTCACCAACATCGTGGGCAAGTACGGCCCCCACATCCAGCTTCTGCTGAAAAAGGCCGGCGGCATCCTGGACCAGATCAAATTTATCTGTCCCCTCCATGGCCCTGTGTGGCGAAAGGATTTTCTGTACTTCATCGACAAGTACGACAAGTGGAGCCGCTATGAGCCCGAGGTCCAGGGCGTAATGCTGGCCTACGCCTCTATGTACGGCAACACCGAGGCCGCCGCCCAGGCCCTGGCCGCCAAGCTGTGCGAGCGCGGCGTCACCGACGTGGCCCTGTACGACGTATCCAACACCCATGTGTCCTACCTCATCTCCGAGGCCTTCAAATACAGCCACATCGTCCTGGCTTCGGTGACCTACAATCTGGGCATCTATCCCGTCATGCACAACCTGCTGATGGACATGAAGGCCCTGAACCTGCAAAACCGCACCTTTGCCCTCATTGAAAACGGCTCCTGGGCCTGCAAGTCCGGCGACCTGATGCAGAAGTTCATCGACGAGGAGCTGAAGAACATGACCGTCCTCAACGAACGGCTCACTCTGGCCTCTTCTCTCCACGAGAGCAAGGCCGCCGAGCTGGACGCCCTGGCCGACGCCATCGTGGAGTCCATGAAATAACCCCTTTCATGTCGCTCCATTCCACAAAGCGGAAGGGGCCGGATGCACACGCATCCGGCCCCTTCCATTGTCCCCACTCAGCCCAGCAGGCCGGTGAGCTCCTCATATTCCTCCCGGGTCAGCTTGTCCGCGGCGAAGAAGACATCCAGCTTCTCCCCCAGGCCCTGGGTCTGGCCCCGTTCCATGAGGCGCTTTAACGTCCGATACAGCATCTCTCGTCCTCCCCTCTTCTCTTATTCTGCCGTAAGCCCCAGCTCCAGCAGCGTCAGCCGGTACTCGTGGTCCACCAGCAGGGCGTCGGCGTCCTCCTGCGGCGTGGGCGCATCCAGCTCCTCCGGCCGCCGGACGGCCGTGAGGGCGGTCAGAACGCCGTCCTCCAGCGTCAGCTCACAGGAGCCGCCGCAGGCGAACGCCTGCTCCGCCAGGTGCTCGGGCACCTCTGCCCACCCCTCTCCCATCCAGTTGGATGTGCGGTGAGACTGCCGCTCTACCGGATGGACGCCGTTGACCGGCTCCAGCTTGATGATGGTCATCGTTCTCCCCTCCCGCCCCTGCCGGGCCGGACGGAGGAATGGGACGGACACGTACACCTCCGGTCCAAAAGAAGCAACAAAGGGCCCGCCGGACGGCGGGCCCTTTGCGTTTGGAAAGAGAGAGAGGAGGAGTGAGAGGTGTAATTGAATGTATATATGAACACAGCACACTGTGTTGCATCCGGCTTTGCGCTTCTGTTCTGTTGTGATTACAGGATACCACACCCGCCGGGGAAAAGATTGGATAGACTTTGAACGAGTTGTAAAAAACCTGTGAATAAAATGGCTGATGCAAAAACGCCCGCCGGCTTGCCGGCGGGCATCCATCAGATTTTTTCCGCGATCTGCTTCAGACAGCGGGTGAGGGTAGCGGCTTCCTCCCGGGAGAAGTCCCGCAGCACCTCCTCGTTCAGCTCCTGGATGATCTGCAGCACCGGCTCTTCCAGCGCGGCGCCCATGGGGGTGATGACCACCTGCACGCAGCGGCGGTCATTGGGGTCCACCACCCGGTCAATCAGCCCCTTCTTCTGCATCCGGTCCAGCACACCGGAGATCGTGGAGGTCTCTAATCCGAGGATCTGCGCCATCTCCTTGGGGTTCACGGCCTCCTTGCGCCAAAGGCAGTTGAGCACACCATACTGACCCGGCGTGATGCCGTAGGGCGCCAGCTTGGAGGACAAAAGCTGAAACACCTGATGCTGCGCCGTTGTCAGCAAATAATTGATACACTCTCTGATATCCATGCAATACCGCCTTCCAACGCTCGGCTCCGGTCCGGACCACCCGTGCCGGCCTCTCTCCTGATCCATGTGTAAACGATAAAAGCGGCGCCCGGTCCCCGCAGGCCCTGCAGGCCGGCGGGCATAGGCCCGTCGGCACGGTGCGGGCCGATGGCTGAATCGGTGATTGTCTCCCTGTCCGGTGCCGCGCTCTGGTCTTTGGGGGAAAAGTGGCGGCCGGAGTCAGGCCCGGGCTTGGGCAGCCACAAGTCGTCCTCTCACAAAATATTTTTGCACGAGAACTTCTCTAGGGTATAATACCCTTTCTTCCCCTTTTTGTCAATCGCAAACACCGGAAAAAATGTTCTGCCCCTCCCGCGGCGCGGGCGTTCCGACAACAGGGACTGCGGCCTTCTGGAGGGCGGCAAAGTAGTCGCAGATGAACTCCCGGAGCTTGTTGGAGGCATAGGATTGGTAGCACTCCTTGCGGTGAATGACGGCAATTTCCCAGGGAAGACTCTGTTCAAGCGAAAGCACGGCCAATTCATCGGTGCGGTATCTCTGAATCACAGGGCCCGGCATGACTGCCACGCAGTCGCTGGAGGCCAGCAGTTCCGCTGTGAAGTGCGGCATCAAACTTTTATAGGCTACATGTGGATAGAAATTATGTTCTTCGCACAAATGGATGAATTGGTCATGCAGCGTGGCTGTGTCACCAAATGTAATAAACCGCTCTTCTTTTAGTTCCCGAATATGGACCTGGCCGCAGCCGGCCAGCCGGTGTCCCTTGCCCACCATCAGCCGGACCTGATCCCGTACCACCACCGTGGTCTCGAATTGGGAGGAATGCTCGACAGGCAGCATAACCATTCCCAAATCCGCCTGGTTGGACAGTACGGCTTTTACGACTAGCTTAGAGCCCTCCTCCACAATATTAATGTCAATACCGGGAAATTTATTTCGAAACTGCGCCAGCAGCGGAGCAAAATACATATCCAGCAGCACCCCCGGCGTGCTCAGGCGTACCTCGCCGCTGCGAACCGATCTGACATCGTCAATGGTCCGGTATAAATCATTGTAGCGCAATAGCAGGTCCTGGGCCTGAAGGTAGAACGCCTCCCCCACGTCAGTCAGCCGGAAGCTCTTGCTAGTCCGCTCAATCAGCTTAGCATCCAGCTCCTCTTCCAATTGTTTGATCACCCGGGTCAGCATGGGCTGGGTAATATAAAGCTGCTCTGCGGCCCGAGTAAAGCTCTTGTTTCGGGCAATTTCCACGAAATACCTTAGATGATGAATTTCCACGGAAAACCTCCTATCGTAACCGAACCAACGTGCTTCTTCCCCTAAAATGTATTGTATAAGAAAAGCTTTCACTTGACGAGCAACAAAACGACCAAAATTATTTTGCATTTTTTTGAGCTTTATCCAAAACCATAACCTGGATGCATCGTCCCATACACCTCAGTAATAATTATGTGATTTATGCACAATTATTTTTGAATGCTTTTTGTATTTTTGTATTATCTATTATTTTCAGTTATGGACTGCCATACAAAAGGGCATTTTACAAAATTACGCTTTCCCGTGTATGCTTTAACCGTCAATCTCCCCCTCAGGTTTCTTCCAATATCGAAACGCACCTAGGCAAAACCCAGGAGAAAGGATGATGCACATGGTAAAAACGATGACGGCCACCGAAGCAGTCCATACTTATATGAAAGACGGCCATACTTTGGCCTTTGCGGGGTTCGTTGGCGCCGTACACGCAGAGGAGATCAGTAAGGCCATTCAGGAATCCTACCTCAGCAGCGGACACCCCAAGGACCTGACCCTTCTCTACGCGGCTGGTCAAGGCGACGGCAAGGAGCGGCAGCTCAATCACCTGGGGGAGGAGGGTCTCGTCACAAAGGTAATCGGCGGTCATTGGGGACTTCAGCCCCGGCTTCAGAAGCTTGCGTTGGAAAATAAATTGGCCGCCTACAACCTTCCGCAAGGCGTTATTTCTCAAATGTTCCGGGATATCGCCGCCGGTAAGCCCGGCGTAATCACGCATGTTGGCCTCAAGACATTTGTAGACCCCCGGCTGGAGGGCGGCAAGCTGAATGACAAAGCCCGTGAGGCTGGCGACATCGTAGAGGTCGTGCACCTCCGCGGCGAAGAAAAGTTATTTTATCACTCTCACCCCATTGACGTGGCCGTCATCCGTGCCACCTATGCCGATACGAAGGGCAACTGCACCCTTCAGCGAGAGGGCGTAATCGGTGAGGCGCTGTCCATCGCGCAGGCTGCCAAGAACTCCGGCGGCAAGGTCATCGTCCAGGTGGAGCAAGTGGTGGATTACGGCAGTATTGACACCCGTCTCATTAAGATTCCCGGTATCTATGTCGACGCCATCGTAGTAGCCGCAGCCGAAAACCACATGCAGACCAATGGCTCGTTCTATAACCCGGCCTACAGCGGGGAAATCCGTGTACCCGTTGATTCACTGCCGCCCCTGCCCATGGGTGAGCGCAAGATCATCGCCCGCCGGGCCGCCATGGAGCTGGTCCCCCACGCCGTGACCAATCTGGGCATCGGAATGCCGGAAGGCGTGGCGGCGGTGGCCGCCGAGGAGGGGCTGGAGGGCATGGTCCTCACCACCGAGGCCGGAACCATCGGGGGCATTCCCGCTGGGGGCGGAGACTTCGGCGTCACCACCAATCCTGACTGCGTGCTAGATGAACCCTATCAATTTGATTTCTACGACGGAGGCGGCCTGGACGTGGCCTTCCTGGGTCTGGCCCAAATGGACGCGCAGGGCAATGTCAACGTCAGCAAATTCGGCCCCAAAATTGCCGGATGCGGCGGCTTTATCAATATCACGCAAAACGCCAAAAAGGTTGTCTACTGCGGCACCTTCACGGCCGGCGGCCTGAAGGTGGGTGTGGAGGACGGCAGGCTGCTCATTCATCAGGAGGGCAAGGTAAAGAAGCTGATCCCTGCTGTGGAGCAGATCACCTTTTCCGGCCAGTACGCCGTAGAGAAGGGCCAGCCGGTACTTTACATCACCGAGCGGGCGGTCTTTGAACTGACCTGGGAGGGCGTGGTGCTCAAGGAAATCGCCCCCGGCGTGGACCTGCGGCGGGACATCCTGGAGCAGATGGATTTTGAGCCCATTGTAAATTATGTGGAGCTCATGGACGAGCGTATCTTCCGGGATGCGCCCATGGGGCTGACCTTCTAAACTGGCAAACCGGAGAGAGTACCCGCGTAGCCGCCAGGGGGCCTGCGCGGGAATAAAGAAATAGGAGGAACGTACTTATGGCATTATCTCTGTTTGGTATTATTTTGGGCTTGGTCCTGCTGATGTTCCTGGCCTATAAGGGCTGTTCCATCATCTGGGTCGCCCCTGTCTGCGCCGTGGTGGTGGCCGTTCTGGGCGGTTACAGCATTCTGGACGCCTATATCGGCGACTATATGGCCGGCATGGCCAACTATGTGCTTCAGTGGTTCCCCGCCTTCTTCCTGGGCGCGGTCTACGGCAAGCTGATGGACATGACCGGCTCCGCCCGGAGCCTGGCCGACGCCATTGTACGGCTCATCGGGCCCAAGTTCGCCGTGGCCGCCGTTGTCATTCCCTGCCTGCTGATGACCTATGGCGGCATCTCTCTGTTCGTGGTGGTCTTTGTTATCTATCCCATGGGCTACGCCATCTATCGGGCCGCCGATCTGCCCCGCACCCTGCTGCCCGGCGCCATCGCTACCGGCGCCTTCGGCATCACCATGACCGCCGTCCCCGGTACGCCCCAGATTCAGAACATGATCCCCACTACTTACTACGGCACCACCCCCATGGCCGCTCCGCTGATGTCCATCGTGGCCTGCATCGTGATGTTCGTTCCCGCCTACATATATCTGGAGTGGCGGGTCCGCCAGTGCCGGAAGAAGGGGCTCCACTTTACGCCCGACCCCAAGCACGTGGAGGTGGACCACAGCGCCAAGAACCTGCCCTCCTGGCACTGGCTGGCCGGTATCGTTCCTCTGATCGTCGTGGTCCTCATGCTCAACCTGTTCCCCAAGCTTCTGCTGAACGCCACCGGCATTAATCTGGCCTCCAACTATTCCATCGTGATCGCCCTGGTCTGCGGCATCATCATTTGTTGCCTGATGAACCTGAATCAGGTCAAAACGCTCATTCCCGCCATCAATGATGGCGCCAACGGCTCCATGGGCGCCATCATGAACACCGCCTGCGCCGTGGGCTTCGGCTCTGTGGTCAAGGTCATGTCGGGCTTTGAACTGCTCAAAAACGCCATGCTGAATATGCCCGGCTCCATTCTCTTTTCCGAGGCCGTGGCTGTCAACGTGCTGGCCGGCGCCACCGGCTCCGCCTCCGGCGGCATGTCCATCGCTCTGGAGGCCCTGGCCCCCCGCTATCTGGAGATCGCCCATTCCATCGGCCTAAACCCGGAGCTTCTGCACCGCATCGCTTCCATCTCCTCCGGCGGTCTGGACACCCTGCCCCACAACGGCGCGGTCCTGACCCTGCTGGCCGTGTCCAACTGCACCCACAAGGAATCCTATATCGACATCTGCGTCACCACCTGTATTATCCCGGTAATCGCCTCCCTGCTGCTGGCCCTGGTCTGGGGCGTGTTCCTGTAAGCCCGTCCGGGACCATAAAGTTCCCCCTTGCTTGGCTGGGCGGACCAACTCCCCGGTCCGCCCGCCACATATCAATGTATCTTCTCTTTTTATACAAGCTCTCCCTTTTCCCATATTCCCTTTTCCCACACAACTCAATAAGAAAGGAGGTTTTCTATGACCATTCATGAGTTGAGGGTCGGTGAGAGCGCCAGCCGCTCCAAGACCATCACTGAGACCGATGTCTACCTCTTCGCCGGCATCACCGGCGACCTGAACCCCGCCCACGTCAACGAGCAGACTGCCAGCCTGACTCCCTTCGGCGGCCGCATCGCCCATGGCATTTTGTCCGCCGGACTGATTTCCGCCGTTCTGGGCATGCAGTTCCCCGGCCCCGGCACCATCTACCTGGGCCAGGAGCTGAAGTTCACCAAGCCCGTCCGTTTTGGCGAC
Protein-coding regions in this window:
- a CDS encoding GntP family permease, coding for MALSLFGIILGLVLLMFLAYKGCSIIWVAPVCAVVVAVLGGYSILDAYIGDYMAGMANYVLQWFPAFFLGAVYGKLMDMTGSARSLADAIVRLIGPKFAVAAVVIPCLLMTYGGISLFVVVFVIYPMGYAIYRAADLPRTLLPGAIATGAFGITMTAVPGTPQIQNMIPTTYYGTTPMAAPLMSIVACIVMFVPAYIYLEWRVRQCRKKGLHFTPDPKHVEVDHSAKNLPSWHWLAGIVPLIVVVLMLNLFPKLLLNATGINLASNYSIVIALVCGIIICCLMNLNQVKTLIPAINDGANGSMGAIMNTACAVGFGSVVKVMSGFELLKNAMLNMPGSILFSEAVAVNVLAGATGSASGGMSIALEALAPRYLEIAHSIGLNPELLHRIASISSGGLDTLPHNGAVLTLLAVSNCTHKESYIDICVTTCIIPVIASLLLALVWGVFL
- a CDS encoding FprA family A-type flavoprotein, which produces MHCVRTVTDHLYWVGANDHRLHLFENIHPIPRGVSYNAYLLLDEKSVLFDTVDWSACRQLLENIAYLLDGKPLDYLVINHMEPDHGASIEEILLRYPQVKIISTEKAFLLMRQFGFHVDGHECIEVKEGDTYTFGAHTVTFVAAPMVHWPEAMVTFDVTNGALFSADAFGSFIALDGKLFADEVNFDRDWIDEARRYLTNIVGKYGPHIQLLLKKAGGILDQIKFICPLHGPVWRKDFLYFIDKYDKWSRYEPEVQGVMLAYASMYGNTEAAAQALAAKLCERGVTDVALYDVSNTHVSYLISEAFKYSHIVLASVTYNLGIYPVMHNLLMDMKALNLQNRTFALIENGSWACKSGDLMQKFIDEELKNMTVLNERLTLASSLHESKAAELDALADAIVESMK
- a CDS encoding LysR family transcriptional regulator, with the protein product MEIHHLRYFVEIARNKSFTRAAEQLYITQPMLTRVIKQLEEELDAKLIERTSKSFRLTDVGEAFYLQAQDLLLRYNDLYRTIDDVRSVRSGEVRLSTPGVLLDMYFAPLLAQFRNKFPGIDINIVEEGSKLVVKAVLSNQADLGMVMLPVEHSSQFETTVVVRDQVRLMVGKGHRLAGCGQVHIRELKEERFITFGDTATLHDQFIHLCEEHNFYPHVAYKSLMPHFTAELLASSDCVAVMPGPVIQRYRTDELAVLSLEQSLPWEIAVIHRKECYQSYASNKLREFICDYFAALQKAAVPVVGTPAPREGQNIFSGVCD
- a CDS encoding MaoC family dehydratase, which translates into the protein MTIHELRVGESASRSKTITETDVYLFAGITGDLNPAHVNEQTASLTPFGGRIAHGILSAGLISAVLGMQFPGPGTIYLGQELKFTKPVRFGDTVTATCTVSELLPEKNIAKLDTICTNQRGEVVVKGMATVMPPKD
- a CDS encoding acyl CoA:acetate/3-ketoacid CoA transferase, translating into MVKTMTATEAVHTYMKDGHTLAFAGFVGAVHAEEISKAIQESYLSSGHPKDLTLLYAAGQGDGKERQLNHLGEEGLVTKVIGGHWGLQPRLQKLALENKLAAYNLPQGVISQMFRDIAAGKPGVITHVGLKTFVDPRLEGGKLNDKAREAGDIVEVVHLRGEEKLFYHSHPIDVAVIRATYADTKGNCTLQREGVIGEALSIAQAAKNSGGKVIVQVEQVVDYGSIDTRLIKIPGIYVDAIVVAAAENHMQTNGSFYNPAYSGEIRVPVDSLPPLPMGERKIIARRAAMELVPHAVTNLGIGMPEGVAAVAAEEGLEGMVLTTEAGTIGGIPAGGGDFGVTTNPDCVLDEPYQFDFYDGGGLDVAFLGLAQMDAQGNVNVSKFGPKIAGCGGFINITQNAKKVVYCGTFTAGGLKVGVEDGRLLIHQEGKVKKLIPAVEQITFSGQYAVEKGQPVLYITERAVFELTWEGVVLKEIAPGVDLRRDILEQMDFEPIVNYVELMDERIFRDAPMGLTF
- a CDS encoding MarR family winged helix-turn-helix transcriptional regulator encodes the protein MDIRECINYLLTTAQHQVFQLLSSKLAPYGITPGQYGVLNCLWRKEAVNPKEMAQILGLETSTISGVLDRMQKKGLIDRVVDPNDRRCVQVVITPMGAALEEPVLQIIQELNEEVLRDFSREEAATLTRCLKQIAEKI